The following are encoded in a window of Sulfurimonas sp. C5 genomic DNA:
- a CDS encoding nitrous oxide reductase accessory protein NosL: protein MPFFKTLLFFLLSISLFASSNYSTAVKEKKIYPMGKMIYEKKCQEIDLTLYSSYERLFQSLKDTTLCQRLNPKHLEAVALYLWDVKRVASTHQHFEKLKVSKEEKCPVCGMFLYKYPSWVAKIEYKTKEYYFDGNKDLFKYYFEHKTEIKNILVPDYYTQKTLDATKAFFVIGSDVYGPMGNELIAFETLKSAKKFLLDHKGEKILSFDEINEDMVYSLDD from the coding sequence ATGCCTTTTTTTAAAACCTTACTTTTCTTTTTATTATCAATATCATTATTTGCATCATCAAACTATTCAACTGCTGTGAAAGAGAAAAAGATCTATCCTATGGGGAAAATGATCTATGAAAAAAAATGTCAAGAGATTGATCTTACATTGTACAGCTCTTATGAACGTTTATTCCAATCCCTAAAAGATACAACTTTGTGTCAACGGTTAAATCCAAAACATCTTGAAGCTGTTGCTTTATATCTCTGGGATGTAAAAAGAGTAGCATCGACTCATCAGCATTTTGAAAAATTGAAGGTCTCAAAAGAGGAAAAATGTCCGGTTTGCGGTATGTTTTTATATAAGTATCCGTCTTGGGTCGCAAAAATCGAGTACAAAACAAAAGAGTACTATTTTGATGGGAACAAAGACCTGTTTAAATATTATTTTGAGCATAAGACAGAGATTAAAAATATTCTTGTTCCCGATTATTATACGCAAAAAACGCTTGATGCGACAAAAGCATTTTTTGTGATCGGAAGTGATGTTTACGGTCCGATGGGAAATGAACTCATTGCCTTTGAAACATTAAAATCGGCAAAAAAATTTCTTCTTGATCATAAAGGGGAAAAAATACTCTCTTTTGATGAAATTAATGAAGATATGGTGTACTCTCTAGATGATTAG
- a CDS encoding DUF4149 domain-containing protein has product MNKRNIYLDFSYLLVLAASFGGVLALGAIVAPVIFNTDKLLMGILLDNYNAGIIMGEIFRRFSYWIYFLAAYVVVYEALMYKQGQRDNIVLVSAFLTVATSLMFSAVYAPKILAMQSIGSEATQSDTFANIHIASEIDFKILAVALVVLFIRRLMLLRLA; this is encoded by the coding sequence ATGAACAAGAGAAATATCTATTTAGATTTTAGTTATTTATTGGTATTAGCAGCAAGTTTCGGCGGTGTTTTGGCACTTGGTGCTATAGTTGCTCCCGTTATTTTCAATACAGACAAACTATTAATGGGAATTTTACTAGATAATTATAATGCCGGAATTATCATGGGTGAGATCTTCCGTAGATTTTCTTACTGGATCTACTTCTTAGCTGCATATGTTGTGGTATATGAAGCGTTAATGTACAAACAGGGACAACGCGATAATATTGTTTTAGTAAGTGCTTTTTTAACAGTGGCTACATCATTGATGTTCTCAGCCGTATATGCACCAAAAATTTTAGCTATGCAGTCAATCGGATCTGAAGCTACACAAAGCGATACATTTGCAAACATACATATTGCAAGTGAAATAGATTTTAAAATCTTGGCTGTAGCTTTAGTAGTATTATTTATTCGCCGTTTGATGCTGCTTCGTCTGGCTTAA
- the prmC gene encoding peptide chain release factor N(5)-glutamine methyltransferase gives MRSKYIVRELLKTVSETLKDIERAQREAQLLLNFYLEKDELWLITNQNSEVEVGEEFFALVERRAKNEPLEYITNQVSFYSEEFFVDEGALIPRPETELLIDEVIKRIDKDEKLTFVEVGVGSGIISVMLARHFQNAKFIAVDISEKALAVAKKNITKFNLQDRIELRHGSLLDKVDETIDYLVSNPPYIANDAALESNLSYEPQNALFGGDIGDEIIQQLLDEVLKREIKFFSCEMGYDQKDKIQNYLKNKSYESLDFYKDLSDFDRGFTLKALQ, from the coding sequence ATGCGAAGCAAATATATAGTTAGAGAGCTTTTAAAAACTGTAAGCGAGACTCTTAAAGATATTGAGCGTGCACAAAGAGAAGCACAGCTACTTTTAAACTTCTATCTTGAAAAAGATGAACTTTGGCTCATTACTAATCAAAATAGTGAAGTGGAAGTTGGAGAAGAGTTTTTTGCTTTGGTTGAGCGCAGAGCGAAAAATGAACCTTTGGAATATATAACTAATCAGGTGAGTTTTTACTCTGAAGAGTTTTTTGTGGATGAGGGTGCTTTAATTCCCAGACCCGAAACTGAACTCTTAATCGATGAAGTGATAAAACGCATAGATAAAGATGAAAAACTAACTTTTGTAGAGGTTGGAGTAGGGAGTGGCATTATCTCTGTTATGCTTGCCCGTCACTTTCAAAATGCAAAATTTATCGCAGTTGATATATCTGAAAAAGCTTTGGCGGTAGCAAAGAAAAATATTACAAAGTTCAATCTACAAGATCGCATAGAACTGCGTCACGGTTCATTGCTTGATAAGGTAGATGAAACTATTGATTATCTGGTGTCAAATCCCCCATATATTGCAAATGATGCAGCCTTAGAGAGCAATCTCTCTTATGAACCTCAGAATGCTCTTTTTGGAGGGGATATCGGAGATGAAATAATTCAACAACTGCTTGATGAAGTCTTAAAACGAGAAATTAAATTTTTTAGTTGTGAGATGGGTTATGATCAAAAAGATAAAATACAAAACTATCTGAAAAATAAATCTTATGAAAGTTTAGACTTCTACAAAGATTTAAGTGATTTTGACAGAGGTTTCACTTTAAAGGCATTACAATGA